Proteins co-encoded in one Haladaptatus sp. ZSTT2 genomic window:
- the radA gene encoding DNA repair and recombination protein RadA produces MAKDVDLESLPGVGPATADKLIEAGFDTFQSIAVASPGELSNTADIGESTAADIINAARKTADIGGFETGSSVLERRQKIGKLSWLVPEVDELLGGGVETQSITEVYGEFGAGKSQITHQLSVNVQLPREFGGLEGSAIFIDSEDTFRPERIDDMVRGLDDEILAASMERREIEGSPGDDEAMELLIQDFLDHIHVAKAFNSNHQMLLAQKAKEIASDSQETDWPVRLLSVDSLTAHFRAEYVGRGQLAQRQQKLNKHLHDLMRVGDLNNTAVLVTNQVSSNPDSFFGDPTQPIGGNILGHTSTFRMYLRKSKGTKRIVRLVDAPNLPDGEAVMRVEGEGLKPE; encoded by the coding sequence ATGGCAAAAGACGTCGATCTTGAGAGTCTCCCTGGTGTCGGTCCGGCAACCGCAGACAAACTCATCGAAGCCGGGTTCGACACGTTCCAATCCATCGCAGTCGCGAGCCCCGGCGAACTGTCGAACACCGCAGACATCGGTGAGTCGACCGCCGCAGACATCATCAACGCCGCCCGCAAGACGGCGGACATCGGCGGCTTCGAGACCGGCTCCTCGGTGCTCGAACGACGCCAGAAGATTGGCAAACTCAGCTGGCTCGTCCCGGAGGTAGACGAACTGCTCGGCGGCGGCGTTGAGACCCAGTCGATCACCGAAGTGTACGGCGAGTTCGGTGCCGGGAAGTCCCAGATCACCCACCAGCTCTCGGTGAACGTCCAGCTCCCCCGCGAGTTTGGCGGGCTTGAGGGCAGCGCCATCTTCATCGACTCAGAGGACACCTTCCGCCCAGAGCGTATCGACGACATGGTTCGTGGCCTCGACGACGAAATCCTCGCCGCGTCGATGGAACGGCGCGAAATCGAGGGCAGTCCCGGCGACGACGAAGCCATGGAACTGCTCATCCAGGACTTCTTAGACCACATCCACGTCGCAAAGGCGTTCAACTCGAACCACCAGATGCTGCTCGCCCAGAAAGCAAAGGAGATTGCGAGCGACTCACAGGAAACCGACTGGCCGGTGCGCCTGCTCAGTGTGGACTCGCTGACCGCCCACTTCCGTGCTGAGTACGTCGGCCGTGGCCAACTCGCCCAGCGCCAGCAGAAACTCAACAAACACCTCCATGACCTGATGCGCGTTGGCGACCTCAACAACACCGCCGTGCTCGTGACCAATCAGGTCTCCTCGAACCCCGACTCGTTCTTCGGCGACCCAACCCAGCCAATCGGTGGGAACATCCTCGGCCACACCTCGACGTTCCGGATGTACCTGCGCAAGTCGAAGGGAACGAAGCGTATCGTCCGCCTCGTTGACGCTCCGAACCTCCCCGACGGCGAAGCCGTCATGCGCGTCGAAGGCGAAGGGCTGAAACCAGAGTAA
- a CDS encoding class I SAM-dependent methyltransferase, whose amino-acid sequence MRNLAALVAKPDAEAAIDSLKAEGVYDASRRVVSHDDETVELPILTAPSETAVFDVIRQERPERRTRTLEDVLATQGWTDAELELAPTSWAVIGSVVLVQLPDETPRPEEVGEALLTLHGEADTVLAREGISGELREPSGTVLAGTGDTETVHTEHGTKYALDLAQVMFSPGNQAERARMGEVVEKDERVFDMFAGIGYFTLPMARAGASVTATERNPNSFKFLAENAMLNGVTDRVDAILADCRDVDVSAERVVMGYYDAHEYLDSAFAALEPGGTLHMHATTPEKLLWERPLDRLTAAAAEAGRSVEVLDTRKVKSHSEGVWHVVVDARID is encoded by the coding sequence ATGCGTAATCTCGCCGCGCTCGTCGCAAAGCCCGACGCGGAAGCCGCCATCGACTCGCTCAAAGCTGAGGGCGTCTACGACGCCTCGCGCAGAGTCGTCTCCCACGACGACGAAACCGTCGAACTTCCGATTCTCACCGCGCCGAGCGAAACCGCCGTGTTCGACGTGATTCGTCAAGAACGTCCTGAGCGGCGCACCCGCACGCTCGAAGACGTTCTTGCCACACAAGGCTGGACGGACGCAGAACTCGAACTGGCTCCCACTTCGTGGGCGGTCATCGGGTCGGTCGTGCTCGTCCAACTTCCAGACGAAACGCCGCGCCCCGAAGAGGTGGGCGAGGCGCTCCTCACCCTCCACGGCGAGGCGGACACTGTCCTCGCGCGCGAAGGCATCTCTGGTGAACTCCGGGAACCTTCTGGAACCGTCCTCGCGGGCACCGGCGACACCGAAACCGTCCACACCGAACACGGCACGAAATACGCCCTCGACCTCGCACAGGTCATGTTCTCGCCGGGCAATCAGGCAGAACGCGCTCGGATGGGCGAGGTAGTCGAAAAAGACGAGCGCGTCTTCGACATGTTCGCGGGAATCGGCTACTTCACCCTCCCGATGGCCCGCGCCGGTGCGTCCGTCACGGCCACCGAACGCAACCCCAACTCGTTCAAATTCCTCGCAGAAAACGCCATGCTCAACGGCGTGACCGACCGCGTGGACGCCATCCTCGCAGATTGCCGCGACGTTGACGTGTCCGCAGAGCGCGTCGTGATGGGCTACTACGACGCCCACGAGTATCTGGACTCGGCGTTCGCCGCGCTCGAACCTGGGGGGACGCTCCACATGCACGCGACGACGCCCGAGAAACTGCTCTGGGAGCGACCGCTCGACCGGCTCACGGCGGCCGCAGCGGAGGCTGGCCGCTCGGTCGAAGTCCTCGACACGCGCAAAGTAAAGAGTCACAGCGAGGGCGTCTGGCACGTCGTCGTGGACGCGCGAATCGACTGA
- a CDS encoding DUF7561 family protein, whose amino-acid sequence MARRSCEACGRKVKIAGGIGDLWSFDYGPSDGMTLEYEDGREYFLCFECIEQLPAAATPEDVEAL is encoded by the coding sequence ATGGCACGACGGTCGTGTGAGGCGTGCGGGCGCAAAGTCAAGATAGCTGGCGGCATTGGCGACCTCTGGTCGTTCGATTACGGGCCGTCAGACGGGATGACGCTCGAATACGAAGACGGCCGCGAGTATTTCCTCTGTTTTGAGTGTATCGAGCAGCTCCCGGCGGCTGCCACCCCAGAGGACGTAGAGGCGCTCTAG
- a CDS encoding DUF424 domain-containing protein: MIVNERETPEGLLVSVCDSEILGKTFSEGDVTISVSESFYDGEEMTEEAVIASLRRATVANIVGTRSIALAVEHGFVDESTVLTIGDTRHAQVLRLG, encoded by the coding sequence ATGATTGTCAACGAACGCGAAACCCCGGAGGGCCTGCTCGTCTCCGTCTGTGACTCTGAGATTCTCGGAAAAACGTTCTCGGAGGGCGACGTCACCATCTCGGTGAGCGAGAGCTTCTACGACGGCGAGGAGATGACCGAAGAGGCCGTCATCGCAAGCCTCCGTCGCGCGACGGTCGCAAACATCGTTGGCACGCGCTCGATTGCCCTCGCGGTCGAACACGGCTTCGTCGATGAGAGCACCGTGCTCACCATCGGTGACACCCGCCACGCGCAGGTGCTTCGACTCGGATAA
- the htpX gene encoding zinc metalloprotease HtpX has product MNWKPDWGLRGRMALTMFLLFALYIVFIGVLTLYFDSLILIVMMMGIFMFAQFFFSDKLALYSMGAKVVDEDEYPELHAMIGRLAQQADLPKPKVAVANSRVPNAFATGRSQKNSAVAVTTGIMQTLDRDELEGVLAHELAHIKNRDVMVMTIASFLSTIAFLIVRWGWLFGGGGRNRDGGGAPVIVAILVSLVVWVVSFLLIRALSRYREYSADRGGAIITGRPSALASALMKISSGMERVPKEDLREQAEMNAFFIIPIKSGFIGRIASTHPPMEKRIEKLRELEREMERA; this is encoded by the coding sequence ATGAATTGGAAGCCAGACTGGGGTCTGCGCGGGCGCATGGCACTCACCATGTTCCTGCTGTTTGCCCTCTACATCGTCTTCATCGGCGTGTTGACGCTGTACTTTGACAGCCTCATTCTCATCGTCATGATGATGGGCATTTTCATGTTCGCCCAGTTTTTCTTCAGCGACAAGTTGGCGCTCTATTCGATGGGCGCGAAAGTCGTAGACGAGGACGAATACCCCGAGTTACACGCCATGATTGGCCGCCTCGCCCAGCAGGCTGACCTGCCGAAACCGAAGGTCGCGGTCGCAAACTCGCGCGTGCCAAACGCGTTTGCAACCGGGCGTTCGCAAAAGAACTCGGCGGTGGCAGTCACCACGGGCATCATGCAGACGCTCGACCGCGATGAGTTAGAGGGTGTTCTGGCCCACGAACTCGCGCATATCAAAAATCGCGACGTGATGGTCATGACCATCGCCTCGTTCCTCTCGACGATTGCGTTCCTCATCGTCCGCTGGGGCTGGCTGTTCGGCGGTGGCGGGCGCAACCGCGACGGGGGCGGTGCGCCGGTTATCGTGGCCATCCTCGTCTCGCTCGTCGTCTGGGTGGTCTCGTTCCTGCTCATCCGTGCGCTCTCGCGCTACCGCGAGTACTCCGCAGACCGCGGCGGGGCCATCATCACGGGCCGGCCGTCGGCGCTCGCCTCCGCGCTGATGAAGATTTCGAGCGGGATGGAGCGCGTGCCGAAAGAAGACCTGCGCGAGCAGGCTGAGATGAACGCGTTCTTCATCATCCCGATAAAGAGCGGCTTCATCGGACGGATTGCGAGCACCCACCCACCGATGGAAAAGCGCATCGAGAAACTCCGCGAACTCGAACGCGAGATGGAACGCGCATAG
- a CDS encoding iron-sulfur cluster assembly scaffold protein, which yields MGLGSDMYRQQILDHYKNPRNYGKLENPTFTHVGENPLCGDEIRMDVVLDEDEETIVRVAFTGDGCAISQASASLLSQKLPGMTVDELEALDRDDMTEMLGVDISPMRIKCAVLAEKVAQDGAEIYFGEKELDKTVTEE from the coding sequence ATGGGACTGGGTTCGGACATGTACCGACAGCAGATTCTCGACCACTACAAAAACCCGCGTAACTACGGGAAATTGGAGAATCCGACGTTCACGCACGTCGGCGAGAATCCACTGTGTGGTGACGAGATTCGTATGGACGTCGTCTTAGACGAGGACGAAGAAACGATCGTCCGCGTTGCCTTCACCGGCGACGGCTGTGCCATCAGTCAAGCAAGCGCCAGTCTGCTCTCACAGAAGCTGCCGGGAATGACCGTAGACGAACTCGAAGCCTTAGACCGCGACGACATGACCGAGATGCTCGGCGTTGACATCAGCCCGATGCGCATCAAGTGCGCTGTGCTCGCCGAGAAAGTCGCCCAGGACGGTGCGGAAATTTACTTCGGTGAGAAAGAACTCGATAAAACCGTCACCGAAGAGTAA
- a CDS encoding beta-propeller domain-containing protein, giving the protein MVRLTPFRIVTLSLVILVTTGVLVGAMLPALDRPGDTPNPDPTPAALERFESQAAFQQYLEAGRARSSSYGGFGGDVAVEEASADGAEGAPSSTTSQGGDAGVSQPDRFSGTNVQIVGIDEPDIVKTDGTHLFVSQGQYYYYYERADDGSYKEPETNVVSALPPEQADLVSKIDASGELLLANDTLLVLGGDRITAYDVSDPENPRQSWEKQVNGYVHTARLMNGTVYLVVQQNINYGEPCPIEPLAGVSVRCTDILHPSEPVPTSLTYTAMAVDPESGDVTDQLAFVGGYASVVTMSETGIYLTYSEYPSQGDIMLDFLLTDARDLLDQQTVDRLERLEGYDLSDQARTVEVQAILQQWYASLSQQERERLAKQLEQRAQNYVEKHQREFITTSIVKVAVEDGFEVTATGAVPGTPLNQFSMDEHEGNLRIATTISAPWFLGAQAQSVNDVYVLDESLSTIGSVKDMGENERIFGVRFDGDRGYVVTFRQIDPFHVLDLSDPTNPTLEGELKLPGFSSYLHPVGDDRVLGIGQDNGSVKAVMFDVSDPTNPTIEDDLKLDDRWSAIQQSHHAFLLDAKHGVFFLPGVEQGHIVAYEDGLSIEKSVNIDNPQRAVYINDHLYIIGSTEIVVLDETTWDEVNRISLR; this is encoded by the coding sequence ATGGTTCGCCTAACGCCGTTTCGCATCGTAACGCTCTCGCTCGTGATACTCGTCACGACGGGGGTGCTCGTCGGTGCGATGTTACCCGCACTTGACCGTCCGGGGGACACCCCGAATCCAGACCCGACGCCTGCCGCGCTCGAACGCTTCGAGTCGCAAGCCGCCTTCCAGCAGTATCTCGAAGCCGGACGCGCCCGGAGCAGTAGCTACGGCGGCTTTGGCGGCGACGTGGCCGTCGAAGAAGCCAGCGCAGACGGTGCAGAGGGCGCGCCGTCGTCCACCACGAGTCAAGGCGGCGACGCCGGCGTTTCACAGCCTGACCGCTTCTCTGGCACGAACGTCCAAATCGTCGGCATTGACGAACCAGACATCGTGAAAACCGACGGGACGCACCTGTTCGTGAGCCAAGGCCAGTACTACTACTATTACGAACGCGCAGACGACGGCTCGTACAAGGAACCGGAGACGAACGTCGTGAGCGCACTCCCGCCAGAACAAGCGGACTTGGTCTCGAAAATTGACGCCTCCGGCGAACTCCTGCTCGCGAACGACACACTGCTCGTCCTCGGTGGCGACCGCATCACTGCCTACGACGTATCCGACCCCGAAAACCCACGCCAGTCGTGGGAGAAACAGGTGAACGGCTACGTCCACACCGCCCGCTTGATGAACGGCACGGTGTACCTCGTCGTCCAGCAGAACATCAACTACGGCGAACCCTGCCCGATTGAACCCCTCGCTGGCGTGTCCGTCCGGTGTACGGATATCCTCCACCCGTCTGAGCCAGTTCCGACCTCACTCACCTACACCGCGATGGCCGTCGACCCAGAGTCCGGTGACGTGACCGACCAACTCGCCTTTGTCGGCGGCTACGCCTCCGTCGTCACAATGTCCGAGACCGGCATCTACCTCACCTACTCCGAGTACCCAAGTCAAGGCGACATCATGCTCGACTTCCTGCTCACGGACGCCCGCGACCTGCTCGACCAGCAGACGGTCGACCGCTTAGAGCGCCTCGAAGGCTACGACCTTTCAGATCAAGCACGCACGGTCGAGGTGCAGGCCATTCTCCAGCAGTGGTACGCCTCGCTCTCCCAGCAGGAACGCGAACGGCTCGCCAAACAGCTCGAACAGCGCGCTCAGAACTACGTCGAGAAACACCAACGCGAGTTCATCACCACGAGCATCGTGAAAGTCGCCGTCGAAGACGGCTTTGAGGTAACCGCGACGGGTGCGGTTCCCGGCACGCCGCTCAACCAGTTCTCGATGGACGAACACGAGGGCAACCTCCGCATCGCCACGACCATCTCCGCGCCATGGTTCCTCGGCGCGCAAGCCCAGTCGGTGAATGACGTGTACGTCTTAGACGAGTCGCTCTCGACGATTGGCTCGGTCAAAGACATGGGCGAAAACGAGCGCATCTTCGGCGTCCGCTTCGACGGTGACCGCGGCTACGTCGTCACCTTCCGCCAAATCGACCCGTTCCACGTCTTAGACCTCTCTGACCCGACCAACCCGACCCTCGAAGGCGAACTGAAGCTGCCCGGCTTCTCGTCGTACCTCCACCCAGTCGGTGACGACCGCGTCCTCGGCATTGGCCAAGATAACGGCTCGGTGAAGGCCGTCATGTTCGACGTCTCTGACCCAACGAACCCAACCATCGAAGACGACCTGAAGCTCGATGACCGCTGGTCTGCCATCCAGCAGAGCCACCACGCGTTCCTCCTCGACGCGAAACACGGCGTGTTCTTCCTCCCCGGCGTGGAGCAGGGCCACATCGTCGCCTACGAAGACGGCCTCTCCATCGAGAAGTCGGTGAACATCGACAACCCACAGCGCGCCGTCTACATCAACGACCACCTCTACATCATCGGCTCGACGGAGATTGTGGTACTCGATGAGACGACGTGGGACGAAGTCAACCGCATCTCGCTGCGCTGA
- a CDS encoding aminotransferase class V-fold PLP-dependent enzyme, translating into MGTQESAPLDVARLREDFPILSRTVGDDTPLVYLDNAATSQTPNRVIDIFGDYYRGYNANVHRGIHYLSQEASIAYEQAHDRVAEFVGADGREEMIFTKNTTESINLVAYAWGLNELSEGDNVVLTEMEHHASLVTWQQIAKRTGAEVRYIRITEDGKLDMEHARELIDDDTQMVSAVHISNVLGTVNPISDLAQLAHDHDAYIFADGAQAVPNRRVDVKDLGVDFYAFSAHKMCGPTGVGGLYGKKAILEDMEPFLYGGEMIRKVTYEESTWNDLPWKYEAGTPLIAEGIAFAEACDYLDDIGMDNIQAHEHQLAEYALSRFAEFDDVTTYGPGLGEDRSGLVAFTLDSVHAHDLSSIVNDYGVAIRAGDHCTQPLHDRLGISASARASFYLYNTREEIDALVDAVDAARELFADI; encoded by the coding sequence ATGGGAACCCAAGAGTCAGCACCACTCGACGTCGCCCGGTTGCGAGAGGATTTCCCGATTCTCTCGCGGACCGTCGGGGACGACACGCCGTTGGTGTATCTCGACAACGCCGCAACCAGTCAGACGCCAAACCGCGTCATCGACATCTTCGGGGACTACTACCGGGGGTACAACGCGAACGTCCACCGGGGCATCCACTACCTGAGTCAGGAAGCCTCCATCGCCTACGAACAGGCCCACGACCGCGTTGCAGAGTTCGTCGGCGCAGACGGCCGCGAGGAGATGATTTTCACGAAGAACACGACCGAGAGCATCAACCTCGTCGCCTACGCGTGGGGCTTGAACGAATTAAGCGAGGGTGACAACGTCGTGCTCACGGAGATGGAACACCACGCCTCGCTCGTCACCTGGCAGCAGATCGCCAAGCGAACGGGCGCAGAGGTGCGCTACATCCGTATCACCGAGGACGGGAAACTCGATATGGAGCACGCCCGCGAACTCATAGACGACGACACCCAGATGGTGAGCGCCGTCCACATCTCGAACGTGCTCGGGACGGTCAACCCCATCTCCGACCTCGCCCAACTCGCCCACGACCACGACGCCTACATCTTCGCAGACGGCGCACAGGCCGTCCCGAACCGCCGCGTGGATGTGAAAGACTTGGGCGTTGACTTCTACGCCTTTTCGGCCCACAAGATGTGCGGCCCGACGGGCGTAGGCGGCCTCTACGGCAAGAAAGCCATCCTCGAAGACATGGAGCCGTTCCTTTACGGCGGCGAGATGATTCGCAAGGTCACCTACGAGGAGTCGACGTGGAACGACCTGCCGTGGAAGTACGAAGCGGGCACGCCGCTCATCGCAGAGGGCATCGCCTTCGCTGAGGCGTGTGACTACTTAGACGACATCGGGATGGACAACATTCAGGCCCACGAACACCAGCTTGCGGAGTACGCGCTCTCGCGGTTCGCTGAGTTCGACGACGTAACCACCTACGGGCCGGGTCTCGGTGAAGACCGCTCCGGGCTCGTCGCGTTCACGCTCGACAGCGTCCACGCCCACGACCTCTCCAGCATCGTCAACGACTACGGCGTGGCCATCCGCGCGGGCGACCACTGTACGCAGCCGCTCCACGACCGCCTTGGGATCTCCGCGTCCGCTCGCGCATCGTTCTATCTCTACAACACGCGCGAGGAAATCGACGCACTCGTAGACGCGGTGGACGCCGCTCGCGAACTGTTTGCTGATATTTAA
- the pspAB gene encoding PspA-associated protein PspAB encodes MGILDTIREVLGMRAEADSMRAADPDDLFGMSTAYLTMEADLGFEPSAEAALCFAGVDNTDFADTVREVDDILHAGKEETGTDVSFQKDGHGYEWVVLEDDDPEDLVTSIHFAADTFIERDYGSRLLAAVFGFEKDGQSAYWIYSFRRGTYYPFAPKGSKEHESSVEFKLESVLDGELELEPQKEFWYPLWPSSPGRHPWE; translated from the coding sequence ATGGGTATCCTCGACACCATTCGGGAAGTCCTCGGGATGCGCGCCGAAGCCGATTCGATGCGCGCCGCAGACCCGGACGACCTGTTCGGCATGAGTACGGCGTATCTCACGATGGAAGCAGACCTCGGTTTCGAGCCGTCAGCGGAGGCCGCGCTCTGCTTTGCGGGCGTCGACAACACCGACTTCGCAGACACCGTCCGCGAGGTGGACGACATCCTCCACGCCGGGAAAGAAGAGACCGGGACGGACGTGTCGTTCCAGAAAGACGGTCACGGCTACGAGTGGGTGGTGCTCGAAGACGACGACCCAGAAGACCTCGTAACGAGCATCCACTTCGCCGCAGACACGTTCATCGAACGCGACTATGGCTCGCGCCTGCTCGCCGCGGTGTTCGGCTTCGAGAAAGACGGCCAATCGGCGTACTGGATTTACTCGTTCCGGCGCGGGACGTACTACCCGTTCGCGCCGAAGGGCAGCAAAGAACACGAATCGAGCGTGGAGTTCAAACTCGAAAGCGTCCTCGACGGCGAACTCGAACTCGAACCCCAGAAAGAGTTCTGGTACCCGCTCTGGCCGAGTTCGCCGGGTCGCCACCCGTGGGAATAG
- a CDS encoding ATP-dependent DNA helicase, whose amino-acid sequence MNPERILDEFPAPSFRGAQKQALLDIKQAYEAGNDVVLVRAPTGSGKSLLARAIAGCARKPGEGDPTRPIGAYYTTPQVSQLDDVAGDALLEDLQIIRGKGNYKCILPGESTTPVNQAPCAREKGFDCNVKHRCPYFSDRAIAANRSIAAMTLAYFMQTAGTEAFGQRDVVVIDEAHGLAEWAEMYATIDLQPRTVPVWEHLKVPEIDGLDRAVQFADGVKDICTRRKDELIRKIELSPAEVAERDRLQKLISDLKWFVEDYRNPESPTTWVVDQPDGEGGGVTVKPMNPERYLRHTVWDRGTKFALLSATILNREAFCRQVGLDPNKVALVDVPHTFPLENRRLYDVTQGKMTYEHREQTLPKIARLIVQLMQKHPDEKGIVHAHSYAIQAELKRMLGEFGVGGRVQAHSRENRNEDLEIWKATDDPDVFLSVKMEEALDLKGDLARWQVLCKAPYLNTADSRVARRLEEGQWAWYHRAALRTVIQGCGRVVRAPDDYGATYLADSSLLDLFERAEPDMPPWFKEQVDAMSVPDLPEFDGKAAAGEKFGSPSRQAKRPPTRTSTQSSGSSSGSSTSSAAGGSRSRRKGDSKNKSFEDHPLSDIWSE is encoded by the coding sequence GTGAACCCGGAGCGCATTTTAGACGAGTTTCCCGCACCGTCCTTTCGCGGTGCCCAGAAGCAGGCGCTCCTCGACATCAAGCAGGCCTACGAAGCGGGCAACGACGTGGTGCTCGTGCGCGCACCCACGGGCAGTGGGAAGTCGCTACTCGCCCGTGCCATCGCCGGATGCGCACGTAAACCCGGAGAGGGCGACCCGACTAGACCCATTGGGGCGTACTACACCACCCCGCAGGTGTCGCAGCTAGACGACGTGGCAGGCGACGCGCTGCTCGAAGATTTACAGATTATCAGGGGCAAGGGTAACTACAAGTGCATCCTGCCGGGCGAATCGACCACGCCCGTCAATCAAGCGCCCTGCGCCCGCGAGAAGGGGTTTGACTGCAACGTCAAACACCGGTGTCCGTACTTTTCTGACCGCGCTATCGCGGCGAACCGCTCGATTGCGGCGATGACGCTCGCTTACTTCATGCAAACGGCGGGCACCGAAGCGTTCGGCCAGCGCGACGTGGTCGTGATAGACGAAGCCCACGGCCTCGCGGAGTGGGCGGAGATGTACGCGACCATTGACCTCCAGCCGCGAACGGTCCCGGTCTGGGAGCACCTGAAGGTCCCCGAGATAGACGGCCTCGACCGCGCCGTCCAGTTCGCAGACGGCGTCAAAGACATCTGCACCCGCCGGAAGGACGAACTCATCCGCAAAATCGAACTCTCGCCCGCCGAAGTCGCAGAGCGCGACCGGCTGCAAAAACTCATCTCTGACCTCAAATGGTTCGTCGAAGACTACCGGAACCCCGAGAGTCCAACGACGTGGGTCGTAGACCAACCGGACGGCGAGGGTGGTGGCGTCACCGTGAAACCGATGAATCCGGAGCGGTATCTGCGCCACACCGTCTGGGACAGAGGCACCAAGTTTGCACTCCTCTCTGCGACGATTCTCAACCGCGAGGCGTTCTGTCGGCAGGTCGGCCTCGATCCGAACAAAGTCGCGCTCGTGGACGTACCCCACACGTTCCCGCTCGAAAACCGGCGGCTCTACGACGTGACCCAGGGGAAGATGACCTACGAACACCGGGAGCAAACGCTCCCGAAAATCGCCCGCCTCATCGTCCAGTTGATGCAAAAACACCCCGACGAGAAGGGTATCGTCCACGCCCACTCGTACGCGATTCAAGCCGAATTGAAGCGAATGCTTGGGGAGTTCGGCGTCGGCGGGCGCGTGCAGGCACACAGCCGTGAGAACCGTAACGAGGACTTGGAAATCTGGAAGGCAACGGACGACCCCGACGTGTTCCTCTCGGTCAAGATGGAGGAGGCGCTCGACCTGAAAGGTGACCTCGCGCGCTGGCAGGTGCTCTGTAAAGCGCCGTATCTGAACACCGCAGACTCACGGGTGGCCCGTCGCCTCGAAGAGGGCCAGTGGGCGTGGTACCACCGCGCCGCCCTCCGAACCGTGATTCAGGGCTGTGGCCGGGTGGTCAGAGCACCGGACGACTACGGCGCGACGTACCTCGCGGATTCGAGTTTACTCGACCTGTTCGAGCGCGCCGAACCGGACATGCCGCCGTGGTTCAAAGAGCAGGTGGATGCGATGAGCGTGCCCGACCTGCCCGAGTTCGACGGGAAAGCCGCCGCGGGCGAGAAGTTCGGCAGCCCCTCGCGGCAGGCAAAACGGCCACCGACGCGCACCTCGACGCAGTCGTCCGGGTCGTCATCGGGGTCGTCCACATCCTCGGCTGCCGGTGGCTCCCGCTCGCGGCGAAAGGGTGACTCGAAAAACAAATCGTTCGAAGACCACCCCCTCTCCGATATCTGGAGCGAGTAG
- a CDS encoding 60S ribosomal export protein NMD3 encodes MTDSRAFCPRCGETMAPPEEPRPGEPVDPDAKLCDACYFENFEFVSAPDRIEVLVCAHCGALHRKSAWVDVGADDYTDIAIEEVSRHLQVHIDVEDVNWVVEPEQVDQNTIRMHCYFTGVIRDTPVEEEVMVPVKISRQTCSRCGKIAGSYYASTVQIRGRNRTPTAEEMNRAEEIANEVVAGMQETGDREAFITETKRSDDGLNVKVSTNKIGMKIARRVVNEFGGSYSDSETLVTEDEDGNGVYRVTFAVRLPPFTPGDVIDPDDDAGPVLVKSVQGHLKGIRLTTGEPFEAPFGDEEAASAKKVGSADDAEETTLVTVEDEHAVQVLDPETFESKTISRPSYLDPDATMVPVLKSRAGLHILPDDA; translated from the coding sequence ATGACCGATTCGCGCGCCTTCTGTCCACGCTGTGGGGAAACGATGGCCCCACCCGAGGAGCCACGGCCGGGTGAGCCAGTGGACCCGGACGCGAAGCTCTGTGACGCCTGTTACTTCGAGAACTTCGAGTTCGTCTCTGCGCCCGACCGCATCGAGGTGCTCGTCTGTGCCCACTGCGGGGCGCTCCACCGCAAGAGCGCCTGGGTGGATGTCGGCGCAGACGACTACACCGACATCGCCATCGAGGAGGTCTCGCGCCACCTGCAGGTCCACATCGACGTCGAAGACGTAAACTGGGTGGTCGAACCCGAACAGGTAGACCAGAACACCATCCGGATGCACTGTTATTTCACGGGCGTCATCCGCGACACGCCTGTCGAAGAGGAAGTGATGGTGCCCGTCAAAATCTCGCGCCAGACCTGCTCTCGGTGTGGAAAAATTGCGGGCAGCTACTACGCGAGCACCGTTCAGATTCGCGGGCGCAATCGCACGCCAACTGCCGAGGAGATGAATCGCGCAGAGGAAATCGCAAACGAAGTCGTCGCAGGCATGCAGGAAACTGGCGACCGCGAGGCGTTTATCACCGAGACCAAACGCAGCGACGACGGCCTCAACGTCAAGGTCTCGACCAACAAAATCGGGATGAAAATCGCCCGTCGAGTGGTCAACGAGTTCGGCGGCTCCTACTCTGACTCAGAGACGCTCGTCACCGAGGACGAAGACGGCAACGGCGTCTACCGCGTCACCTTCGCCGTCCGCCTGCCGCCCTTCACACCCGGCGATGTCATTGACCCCGACGACGACGCGGGGCCGGTGCTCGTAAAGAGCGTCCAAGGACACCTGAAGGGGATTCGCCTCACGACGGGTGAGCCGTTCGAAGCGCCCTTCGGCGACGAAGAGGCCGCGAGCGCGAAGAAAGTCGGTTCTGCGGATGACGCAGAAGAGACGACGCTCGTCACCGTCGAAGACGAACACGCCGTGCAGGTGTTAGACCCCGAAACCTTCGAGTCAAAGACCATCTCGCGACCGTCGTATCTCGACCCGGACGCGACGATGGTGCCCGTCCTCAAGAGTCGCGCTGGTCTCCACATCCTCCCCGACGATGCGTAA